A genome region from Microbacterium profundi includes the following:
- a CDS encoding Rossmann-fold NAD(P)-binding domain-containing protein gives MLAFSYSAPPVLHLVFGVVRHELVGNTTDAFRQTWHLPVGENRLTYREFVTLASDVFNRDGKYTLIPKLALTAAGLSSSQARELRELLPRCEHDNRFDSAKFTTRFPTFKITTYREGLNIIG, from the coding sequence ATGTTGGCCTTCTCGTACAGCGCTCCCCCGGTTCTTCACCTCGTCTTCGGCGTTGTACGGCACGAGCTTGTCGGCAACACGACGGATGCCTTCCGCCAAACCTGGCATCTACCCGTCGGCGAGAACCGGCTCACCTACCGGGAGTTCGTTACCCTCGCCAGCGACGTCTTCAACCGGGACGGCAAGTACACCCTCATCCCCAAGCTCGCCCTGACCGCGGCCGGCCTCTCCTCATCGCAAGCACGCGAGCTGCGAGAACTCCTGCCCCGGTGCGAGCACGACAACCGCTTCGACTCGGCTAAGTTCACCACACGGTTCCCCACGTTCAAGATCACCACTTACCGCGAAGGTCTCAACATCATCGGCTAG
- a CDS encoding L,D-transpeptidase has product MAGLIEAPDANTAQTAVIPPSAGETAPQWAPREPTPKKRHVGLWVGVAVGVLALGAAAASTILIAPGTSIAGVPVGGLTPGAAADVVTAHLANTEITLAGAGADQVVTGADLGATIDARALADEAFASHPMWNVTSWMPEPIAGTITLDPDLAHDSLRELLPASYEDAIDAGVAFDATSASYLTTPAVAGTGVDLDGLTSAITAALADGEDSLTYSGDPAEAPAPVGDDEAAAVAEKLNTMLATIGFYVGAERTVPIDPAVAATWLEAVDQDGELSIVADETAIQATVDALPAAVNRAAVDAESITNAGGDVLRELTAGVTGRTLGDTSTLASDFAEKLEAGDAVQPLEVSEVPFASTTLAREIDINLATQTVSAIENSVVVDSWLVSSGAGENATNTGSFQIGWKTSSQDMGNPDLTEAPNYFQPDVPWVMYFNGDEALHGVYWHSNWGTPMSHGCVGMPIDAAQWLYNWTPEGVNVYVHY; this is encoded by the coding sequence GTGGCTGGTCTCATCGAGGCACCTGACGCGAACACTGCGCAGACCGCTGTCATCCCGCCATCCGCTGGCGAAACGGCACCGCAGTGGGCTCCGCGCGAGCCCACTCCCAAGAAGCGCCACGTCGGGCTCTGGGTCGGCGTCGCCGTCGGCGTGCTCGCTCTGGGCGCTGCCGCGGCATCCACGATCCTCATCGCACCCGGCACCTCGATCGCCGGGGTTCCCGTCGGGGGTCTGACTCCCGGAGCAGCGGCAGACGTCGTCACCGCGCACCTTGCGAACACCGAGATCACGCTCGCCGGCGCCGGCGCCGATCAGGTCGTGACCGGTGCCGACCTGGGTGCGACGATCGATGCGCGTGCTCTTGCAGACGAGGCGTTCGCGTCGCACCCGATGTGGAATGTCACCTCCTGGATGCCGGAGCCGATCGCCGGAACCATCACCCTCGACCCTGATCTCGCGCATGACTCATTGCGAGAGCTCCTCCCCGCCAGCTACGAGGACGCCATCGACGCCGGCGTCGCGTTCGATGCGACGAGCGCTTCGTACCTGACGACGCCCGCCGTCGCGGGCACCGGAGTCGATCTTGACGGACTGACCAGCGCGATCACCGCAGCCCTCGCCGACGGCGAAGACTCGCTGACCTACTCGGGCGACCCGGCCGAGGCCCCCGCCCCGGTCGGCGACGACGAAGCCGCCGCCGTGGCGGAAAAGCTCAACACGATGCTCGCGACGATCGGCTTCTACGTCGGCGCGGAGCGCACCGTACCGATCGATCCTGCCGTCGCCGCGACCTGGCTCGAGGCCGTCGATCAGGATGGCGAGCTGAGCATCGTCGCCGATGAGACCGCGATCCAGGCGACCGTGGACGCACTGCCCGCCGCCGTCAACCGCGCAGCTGTGGATGCCGAGTCGATCACCAACGCCGGCGGCGACGTCCTCCGAGAGCTGACTGCCGGCGTCACCGGACGCACGCTCGGCGACACCAGCACGTTGGCATCCGACTTCGCCGAGAAGCTCGAGGCGGGCGATGCCGTCCAGCCGCTCGAGGTCAGCGAGGTGCCCTTCGCGAGCACTACGCTCGCGCGAGAGATCGACATCAACCTCGCCACCCAGACCGTCTCCGCGATCGAGAACAGCGTCGTGGTCGACTCCTGGCTTGTCTCCTCCGGCGCCGGAGAGAACGCCACGAACACCGGCTCGTTCCAGATCGGCTGGAAGACGTCCAGTCAGGACATGGGCAACCCCGACCTCACGGAGGCGCCCAACTACTTCCAGCCGGACGTGCCGTGGGTCATGTACTTCAACGGTGACGAGGCGCTGCACGGTGTCTACTGGCACAGCAACTGGGGCACGCCGATGAGTCACGGCTGCGTGGGCATGCCCATCGACGCTGCGCAGTGGCTGTACAACTGGACGCCCGAGGGCGTCAACGTCTACGTGCACTACTGA